The following proteins come from a genomic window of Pleuronectes platessa chromosome 2, fPlePla1.1, whole genome shotgun sequence:
- the LOC128425358 gene encoding ADP-ribosylation factor 3, protein MGNIFGNLLKSLIGKKEMRILMVGLDAAGKTTILYKLKLGEIVTTIPTIGFNVETVEYKNISFTVWDVGGQDKIRPLWRHYFQNTQGLIFVVDSNDRERVNEAREELMRMLAEDELRDAVLLVFANKQDLPNAMNAAELTDKLGLHSLRHRNWYIQATCATSGDGLYEGLDWLANQLKNKK, encoded by the exons ATGGGAAACATTTTTGGGAATTTGCTGAAGAGCCTCATCGGTAAGAAGGAGATGAGGATCTTGATGGTGGGGCTCGATGCTGCAGGGAAAACAACAATACTCTACAAGCTCAAGTTGGGTGAAATCGTCACCACAATCCCAACCATCG GGTTTAATGTGGAGACGGTGGAGTACAAGAACATCAGCTTCACTGTGTGGGACGTTGGTGGGCAAGACAAGATTCGCCCCCTCTGGAGACACTATTTTCAAAACACACAGG GTCTAATCTTTGTGGTGGACAGTAACGACAGAGAGCGCGTGAACGAGGCACGAGAGGAGCTGATGAGGATGCTCGCCGAGGACGAGCTCAGGGATGCAGTGCTCCTCGTTTTTGCCAATAAACAG GATTTACCAAACGCCATGAACGCTGCTGAGCTCACAGACAAGCTGGGCTTACACTCCCTGCGCCACCGTAACTGGTACATCCAAGCCACCTGCGCCACCAGCGGGGACGGGCTCTATGAGGGTCTTGATTGGCTGGCCAATCAACTCAAGAACAAGAAATAA